The Peribacillus sp. FSL E2-0218 genome contains a region encoding:
- the nikA gene encoding nickel ABC transporter substrate-binding protein: MSRKYQSIIILCLTFFVLAACAKESSKEQGRGGKEVNLLFNFATSSLDPNVDTSYVSLRAGITETLVHLNDKDLTIEPWLAKSWSSKDGQLWEFELRDGVTFQNGRKMDGQAVKASLERAMKDSLAIKNALRIESITAKGNTLTIKTEGPFPEFPSELVHPNTSIMDVTESDFMNKPIGTGPFAVSKFTPGTAVDLIRYEAYWNGAAKLAKARFSFNEDANARSLALESGDADIVFRPEVESLESLEAIDGVKVESTSTFRVHQMTMNLERKALQDINVRKAIDALIDRSTIAETILHGHAEVAKGPFPSTFSFAPDYPEKKKGMEAARSFLEQAGYQEVNEVMQKDGKPLTFTLLTYSSRADLPLIAQVFQSDAGQLGIDVDIKQIEIPEEYMATNRDWDLTTYSNLTAPRGDAGYYLNATYHPNGALNFSGADDDHLTEMIDELNMTVEQEKRSNIAEDIALYVDEQVYNSFILHPNTLVAYDAAKVKNWVTSRSEYYMLTNELDVK; this comes from the coding sequence ATGTCGAGAAAATATCAATCAATTATTATCTTATGTCTAACATTTTTTGTTTTGGCTGCTTGTGCTAAGGAGTCATCCAAGGAGCAAGGGAGAGGGGGGAAGGAGGTGAACTTGCTGTTTAATTTTGCGACGAGCTCGCTCGATCCCAATGTGGATACAAGTTATGTGTCCTTGCGGGCTGGCATTACGGAGACATTGGTGCATCTCAATGATAAGGATTTGACCATCGAGCCATGGCTGGCCAAAAGCTGGAGCAGCAAGGATGGTCAGTTATGGGAGTTCGAGCTTAGGGACGGAGTGACGTTTCAGAATGGAAGGAAGATGGACGGACAAGCCGTGAAGGCGTCGTTGGAGCGGGCGATGAAGGACAGCCTCGCGATCAAGAATGCCTTGCGTATTGAATCGATAACAGCGAAGGGAAATACGCTGACGATCAAGACGGAGGGGCCCTTTCCGGAGTTTCCATCGGAATTGGTCCATCCCAATACATCGATCATGGATGTAACGGAAAGCGACTTCATGAACAAGCCGATAGGGACGGGGCCATTTGCCGTCTCGAAATTCACCCCGGGCACGGCGGTTGATTTAATACGTTACGAGGCTTACTGGAATGGAGCTGCGAAGCTTGCAAAAGCAAGGTTTTCTTTTAATGAAGATGCCAACGCCCGGTCTCTTGCCCTTGAATCGGGAGATGCCGATATTGTCTTTCGGCCGGAAGTCGAAAGTCTTGAAAGTTTAGAAGCGATAGATGGTGTGAAGGTGGAATCGACCTCTACCTTCCGGGTGCATCAAATGACGATGAATCTGGAACGGAAAGCGCTGCAGGATATTAACGTCCGAAAGGCCATTGATGCTTTGATCGATCGTTCAACGATTGCGGAAACGATTTTGCATGGCCATGCAGAGGTTGCCAAAGGGCCGTTTCCATCGACGTTCTCTTTTGCTCCTGACTATCCGGAAAAAAAGAAGGGGATGGAGGCGGCAAGATCGTTTCTTGAGCAGGCAGGATATCAGGAAGTGAATGAGGTCATGCAAAAGGATGGCAAACCGCTAACGTTTACCCTTTTAACCTACAGTTCACGTGCCGATTTACCACTGATCGCACAAGTTTTTCAATCGGATGCCGGCCAATTGGGAATCGATGTCGATATCAAGCAAATAGAAATCCCGGAAGAATATATGGCCACCAACAGGGATTGGGATTTAACGACCTACAGTAATTTGACGGCTCCGCGTGGGGATGCCGGTTACTACTTGAATGCAACCTATCATCCGAATGGAGCCTTGAACTTCAGTGGGGCGGATGATGATCATCTGACGGAGATGATCGATGAGCTGAATATGACGGTCGAACAGGAAAAACGCTCGAATATCGCTGAGGATATTGCATTATACGTGGATGAACAAGTGTATAATTCATTCATTTTACACCCGAATACTCTCGTTGCTTATGACGCCGCTAAAGTGAAAAACTGGGTCACTTCCAGAAGCGAATACTACATGCTGACGAATGAACTGGATGTGAAGTGA
- a CDS encoding OsmC family protein encodes MKVVTKWGGQRAFTAVGDSGYEVNMDATPAYGGEGKGCTPTEMLLASLAGCIGIDVTMILKPYLSSVDRLEIETDGTRKEELPKGFTSIVVTFIIDGQVDSKRIWRAINLGKEKYCAVSDSLKADISFRLILNGEEQTKMGPRQDEVEQ; translated from the coding sequence ATGAAAGTGGTAACAAAATGGGGAGGCCAGCGTGCTTTTACAGCGGTTGGGGATTCAGGCTATGAAGTCAATATGGACGCAACACCTGCATATGGAGGGGAAGGGAAAGGGTGTACGCCGACAGAAATGCTTCTGGCGTCCCTGGCTGGATGCATTGGAATAGATGTCACGATGATTCTGAAGCCTTATTTGTCATCTGTGGACAGACTCGAAATTGAAACAGATGGTACGAGAAAAGAAGAATTGCCTAAAGGGTTCACATCCATCGTCGTGACCTTCATAATCGATGGACAAGTGGACAGTAAACGAATCTGGAGAGCAATCAATCTAGGAAAAGAAAAATACTGTGCAGTTTCGGATTCTCTAAAAGCCGATATCTCGTTCCGGTTGATATTAAATGGAGAAGAGCAAACGAAAATGGGACCGCGTCAGGACGAAGTAGAACAATGA
- a CDS encoding amino acid ABC transporter ATP-binding protein: MININNLSKSFSTLDVLKDINLQVNSGEVVVILGPSGSGKSTLLRCINGLEELTSGTIEVSNIVVDAKSSQKVRNKQIKKVRLHTGMVFQQFNLYPHKTVLENVMEALLIVKKWPKNDAVRKGETLLNRVGLIDKRDVYPSRLSGGQQQRVAIARALAMEPDILLFDEPTSALDPELVDEVLAVIKELALDGMTMAIVTHEMTFAQEVADRIVFMSDGAIVEDSPPDEFFSRPQSERARKFLKKM; encoded by the coding sequence ATGATAAACATTAATAACCTATCGAAAAGTTTCTCAACCTTGGATGTGTTGAAGGATATTAATTTACAAGTGAATAGCGGCGAAGTTGTCGTGATTCTTGGACCGAGTGGTTCAGGTAAAAGTACTTTGCTTCGGTGTATCAATGGCCTGGAAGAACTAACGAGTGGAACTATCGAAGTGAGCAACATAGTCGTTGATGCCAAAAGTAGTCAAAAAGTGCGCAATAAACAAATTAAAAAAGTCCGTCTTCATACGGGTATGGTTTTTCAACAATTCAATTTATACCCGCATAAAACGGTACTGGAAAATGTTATGGAAGCATTGCTGATCGTGAAAAAGTGGCCGAAAAATGATGCAGTGAGAAAAGGGGAAACACTGTTAAACAGAGTAGGTCTGATAGATAAAAGAGATGTGTATCCTTCCCGATTATCTGGAGGGCAGCAACAAAGGGTTGCAATTGCCAGAGCACTTGCAATGGAACCGGATATCTTATTGTTCGATGAACCAACGTCTGCATTAGATCCAGAGTTGGTGGATGAAGTGCTGGCTGTCATTAAAGAACTCGCTCTTGATGGAATGACCATGGCTATCGTTACGCATGAGATGACATTTGCTCAGGAAGTGGCTGATAGAATCGTCTTCATGTCCGATGGTGCCATCGTTGAAGATAGTCCGCCAGATGAATTCTTTTCACGCCCACAAAGCGAACGAGCCAGAAAATTTTTGAAGAAAATGTAG
- a CDS encoding amino acid ABC transporter permease, which translates to MDVIWTNLPFLLKGAYYTLLITIISMFFGSIIAVIVAVARLKGNTFIRWIARAYVSIIRGTPTLVQIIIVYYGLADYGFNLQPLTAAYIALSISIGAYLSETLRGAIQSIPKGQYEAAYASGMSPYQTMRRIVFPQAIRVAIPPAGNTFIGMLKETSLVSVITVTELLRSAQLLIAQYYVYMPFYLSIALMYWIMSTGFSFVLERIEKRLSIYD; encoded by the coding sequence ATGGATGTTATTTGGACGAACCTGCCATTTTTATTGAAGGGAGCATACTATACGCTCCTGATCACCATTATATCCATGTTTTTTGGATCGATTATCGCTGTGATCGTGGCGGTAGCAAGATTAAAAGGTAATACATTTATTAGATGGATCGCTCGCGCATATGTTTCCATCATAAGAGGTACGCCCACATTGGTCCAAATTATCATTGTGTATTATGGACTGGCTGATTACGGTTTTAATCTTCAACCATTGACAGCGGCATATATCGCGTTAAGCATCAGCATCGGGGCTTACCTGTCCGAAACCTTGCGCGGGGCGATTCAATCGATTCCTAAAGGGCAATATGAAGCGGCATATGCATCGGGAATGTCACCATATCAGACGATGCGCAGAATTGTTTTTCCGCAAGCGATTAGGGTAGCCATCCCGCCTGCTGGCAATACATTCATTGGGATGTTAAAAGAAACATCGCTTGTTTCCGTAATAACGGTTACCGAATTATTGCGATCTGCCCAACTATTAATTGCTCAATACTATGTGTACATGCCCTTTTATTTATCGATTGCGCTAATGTATTGGATCATGAGTACAGGATTTTCCTTTGTATTGGAAAGAATTGAAAAACGGTTATCAATATATGACTAA
- a CDS encoding transporter substrate-binding domain-containing protein has translation MKKKYSYLTLVLLVAFTLILSACGSKDDKTSEKNADLLQEIKDRGTLKVGLMGTYQPYNFLNDKKEMDGFDADIAKELAKRLGVDVEFVSQEFSGMVAGLQTKKFDAVISQMTITDERKKQMDFTEPYITNNVKVIVQEKNNTVKSVKDFKGKNIGVGLGTNDETYLRTELLPEVGDFTIKTYDDVITSLKDLDSGRIDATINNMYALKPVVEKNGFKIKAVGEPVKSDKAGIAIRKGNESLLKELNKHLADMKQDGTYNEIFVKWFGEEPQE, from the coding sequence ATGAAGAAAAAATATTCATACCTTACACTGGTTTTATTAGTGGCATTTACTTTGATTTTAAGTGCTTGTGGTTCGAAAGATGATAAGACTAGCGAAAAAAATGCAGATTTATTACAAGAAATCAAAGATCGTGGAACCCTTAAAGTAGGGCTTATGGGTACCTATCAGCCATACAATTTCTTGAATGATAAAAAAGAAATGGATGGATTTGATGCGGATATCGCGAAGGAATTGGCCAAACGGCTCGGAGTGGATGTTGAATTTGTTTCTCAGGAATTTTCAGGCATGGTGGCAGGATTGCAAACCAAAAAATTTGATGCAGTGATAAGCCAAATGACGATTACGGATGAACGAAAAAAACAAATGGACTTTACGGAGCCATATATCACAAACAATGTGAAAGTGATCGTTCAAGAAAAAAATAATACAGTAAAGTCTGTAAAAGATTTCAAAGGCAAGAACATCGGAGTGGGACTGGGAACGAATGACGAAACCTATCTTCGTACAGAGCTGCTTCCAGAGGTAGGCGATTTTACGATTAAAACCTATGATGACGTGATAACATCATTGAAGGATTTGGACTCTGGAAGAATCGATGCAACGATTAATAATATGTATGCGTTGAAACCAGTTGTCGAGAAAAATGGATTCAAGATCAAGGCTGTAGGTGAGCCGGTTAAATCTGATAAAGCAGGAATCGCGATTCGTAAAGGTAATGAGTCACTATTGAAAGAATTGAACAAGCATCTAGCTGATATGAAACAAGACGGCACATATAACGAGATTTTTGTGAAATGGTTTGGGGAAGAGCCGCAAGAATAA
- a CDS encoding TetR/AcrR family transcriptional regulator: protein MISQQLFASLGYHKTKISDIVREAGIAQGTFYWHFKSKEAIALEIIEQGRIGLLEVVAHGHRKSPGTVQDVLNSSEKLFVELFDFSQSNRYMMEMIFKGIDGEESLKQAIIETRLKVEEAFENNIKRAMELNILPERDPGLQAALLMSLFEGILSRWLFGPVSDGSNIRKRTTAELSKEMVRFEFYGLLGT from the coding sequence GTGATCTCGCAACAGCTTTTTGCTTCCCTTGGTTATCATAAAACGAAGATTTCCGACATCGTTCGCGAGGCGGGCATTGCTCAAGGTACTTTTTATTGGCATTTTAAAAGTAAAGAAGCGATTGCTTTGGAAATCATTGAACAGGGGCGAATTGGACTTCTGGAGGTAGTGGCGCACGGACACCGAAAATCACCTGGCACGGTGCAGGATGTCTTGAATTCCTCAGAAAAGCTATTCGTGGAGTTGTTTGATTTTTCGCAATCCAACCGATATATGATGGAAATGATATTCAAGGGAATTGATGGGGAAGAGTCACTTAAACAGGCAATCATTGAAACTCGCTTGAAGGTGGAAGAAGCTTTCGAGAATAATATTAAAAGAGCAATGGAGCTGAACATCCTGCCGGAAAGGGATCCAGGTTTACAAGCTGCCTTATTAATGAGTTTATTTGAAGGGATCCTGTCCAGGTGGTTATTCGGACCGGTCTCAGATGGCTCGAATATTAGAAAACGAACAACGGCAGAGCTGTCCAAGGAAATGGTTAGATTCGAATTTTACGGATTATTAGGAACGTGA